GAACATCCAAACCAACTTAAGGATGTGATTCCAAAGATATACACGAAAATAAACCTTGACCATTACGATCTTCTGGCTTACCTTATCAATCTCTTTTCATCCATTCGGTTTGGATTGGAGCACAGAGGAAAGGATATATTTAGCAGAATCTATGAATACTTCCTCGGGAAATTTACAGAGGCGGAAGGCAAAAAGCAAAAAGCAAAAAGGGTGGTGAATTTTACACCCTAAGATTTTTGTCTCTGCCTGTATCATGATTATATGAAATGCGCACAAAAATAGGAGGGACTGAAAACGTTTTGGGATGATGGGTATAAAAGCAATGAACGTATTTGGGGAGGAAGACCAAGTGAGTTAGCCATTGCTGCAGTTAGATACTTAGAGAAATGCGAATTAAACAAGGGGATGTTT
The window above is part of the Methanophagales archaeon genome. Proteins encoded here:
- a CDS encoding SAM-dependent DNA methyltransferase: MGLHKKCESAKYRGDTGQNIGALENEHPNQLKDVIPKIYTKINLDHYDLLAYLINLFSSIRFGLEHRGKDIFSRIYEYFLGKFTEAEGKKQKAKRVVNFTP